In Sphingomonas profundi, the sequence CGCGCACCCGCCCCGCCGCCCGGCGCCGCCCAGTCCTCCGGTATGCTGAACGCGTCCGCCACCGGCGCCATCGGCGCGAGGATGGGCTTGCTGAACGCATCCGACATCGGCCCCGCCCACGGATCGGACGCGCCGAAGGAAGGGCCGGGCACGGGCGCGAGGAAATCGTGCATCGCGCTGCCGAGGAACTCGTGCACCTCCTGGCTCGGCGCGCCGACGCCCCAGATCGGATCGGCGCTGCCGTCGAACCACATGTCCGGCTGGGTCAGCCCGCCGGAGGCGCCGGCGGGCAACGGCGGCGGGGGCGGTTGCAGAGAGACGCCGGCGCCCGCCCCCTCGGTCGCGATCTCGATCAGATAGTCGCCCAGCAGCAGCTTGTCGCGCACGCGGATCGGCACCGGCTGCTGCGGCACCACCCGCCCGCCGGCATGGTTCAGCGCCACGCCGTTGGTACTCATGTCGATCACGAACAGATCCAGCCCCACCGCCGCGATCGTGCAATGGTGGCGGGAGAGATGGCCTTCCGGGTCGGCGATCACCCAGTCGGCCTTGTCGGCGCTGCGGCCGACGCGCAGCTCGCCGCCGTCAACCTGTCGTCGGTCGATGTAGATGCCCGGCTGATCGACCTTGGAGAGCAGTAACGTCCACATGTCCTGCTCTCGTTCAGGCCGGCCCCGCCAGTCGCTCGCGCGCCGCCGCCTGCGCCTGGCGGCCGAGGCCACCGTGCATCAGGTCGGTGCCGATCGCAAGCAGGTCGCCATGGTCGATCCGCCGGGCGATCGCCGGGTGGTGGACGAGCAGGGTCAGCGCCGCCCGCGCGGCGACGCCGGCAAGGTGCGGCGCCGGCGCCACCGCCTGCTGCCCGCGCGGCGCCAGCGACGGCCCGCTCCAGAAGGCCGCCATCGCCGCCCAGCGCGCCGGCGCGCCGGCATCGCACGCCTCCGCCAGCGCGCCGGCCTGCTCGGCATCCTCGGGCGACTGGGTCTGCACCCACGTCTCGGCCGCCTCGATCGCCGCGCCGTCGGCCGGGCGGGCGGCGACATCGGGCAGCAGGCGGGCGCACAGGCAGGCCCACCACACCGCCTGCCGGCGCGGCAGCATCAGCGCCAGCGCCGCCGCCGCCTCCGGCGCGGGGAGAGCGGCCAGCACCTCGCGCGGGCCGGCGGCGCCCGCCACCACGGCGAGGCCCTCGGGCGAGAGGTCGGCCTGCTGCTGCAGCTCCTGCCGCTGGAAGCGCAGCGGGATGGTCTGGCCGGCGCTTGCCATCAGTTGATCATCACCACGCCGCCCTTGATGATCATCATCGCATCGGCATTGTGCTGCGCCATCGGCGCCTTGGTCTCCAGCATCGCGCCGGCTTCCACCTTCACCGTGGCGGTGCCCTTGATCTCGATCTGGGGCGAGGTGATGACGATCTTGTCCATCGTCATCTTGATGCTGGACGGGCCGACCTTCAGCTCGATCTCCTTCATCGATTCCAGCAGGCTCTTCTGCGTCACCTTCACCGTGCGGGTCTTCTGGATGGCGGTGTCCTGCACGCCGGTGATCTTCACCGTGCGATCATTCTCCACGTTCAGCTTCTGGTCGTGCTTCACCGTCTCGGTCTGGTCGTTTTCCACGATCAGGGTCTGGTCGTGCTTGATCGTGCCCCAGTCGTCATTCCTGATCATCCGCCGATAGTCGCGATCGGTGGTCAGCTGGATCTCCTCGGCGCCCGGCTTGTCCTCGAACAGGAATTCCTGGACGATGCCGCCATTCTTGTCGGTCACCGATCGCCAGCCGGTCTGCGTGGCCTTGGCGGCGGGATCGAACGGGTATTTCTGCGCCGGATTGTACATCGTGCCGGAGACGAACGGCAGGTCCGGATCGCCGTAGAGGAAGTCGATCACCACGCGCGAGCCGATGCGCGGGAAGAACTGCGCGCCGTGCGTGCCCGCCGCCCACTGCTGCTGCACCGGCAGCCACACGATCTTCGGCAGCTTGCCCGCATAGTCGCGCGCCGACACGATCGAGACGGGGATGCGCGACTGGTCGTCGATCTTCGCCTCGCCCTCGGCGGCGCCCTCCGCCTTCACCACGCCCAGCACCGGCCCGGGCGCGCGCCGGCGGGTGAGCGGCACCGGCGGGCGGAACGGCAGCTTGGCGTCCATCGCGGTGAAGTCGTTGCGGTAGAGCGCCTGCCCCGCCTCCCCCAGCATCCACGGATCGTAGGCCGAGTGGGTGACGGAGGTGAGCACCACGTCCTTCGCAGTACCGCCGCCCTCCCACTCGGTCATGATGCGGCCGCCGGCGAAGAAGGCCGGATTGTCGCTCGTGCCGCTGATCGTCTCCGCCTCCTGCCCGTAGGCCCCGGCATGGGCGGTGGCGCGCCCGGTCACGTCGCCCTGCACGGCCGCCTCGCCTGCCATATGCTCGTAGCTGTGGGTGTAGATCTTGCCCCACGCCGATGCGCCGGGCGCGTTGGCCGTCCACGGCGTGTCCAGCTTGTTGACGTCGAAGGCGTGCACGTCGCTCTGCCCCGGCCAGGCGCGGCGGGTGTGGGCCAGCGTCTTCAGCGTGCTGCCATCGGTGCCGGGGCGGAAGGTCGCCTCGTCGCCGCCGGGCACGTCGACATAGGCGCTGGCGCTGTTGCCCAGGTGCATCTTGTGGTGGAACGGCCCGGCGCCCTTGTCCCACGTGAAATAATAGAAGATCGCATCCTGCGCGAGCAGGCGGGAGAGGAAGTCATATTCCGTCTCGTCGTAGCGCGTCACATAGCCGCGCTTGGGCGGCGTGCCGCTGAGCCCCTTGTCGACGACCAGGCCCGGCACGTCCGCCGTCACCGCGTCGAAGATCGCGCCCGCATCCATGTCCTGGATGAAGTGGGTCGCGCGCGCATAGGCGGTCGCGTGATAGGCGGGGCGCACGCGCAGCTGGATGTGGTAGCCGGGCGTGCCGCTGGCGGGTCCGCCGCCGGCGTGGAACCGCGTCTCGTAGATCCGGCCGGCGAAGGTGCGCGTCTCGCCGTTCGTCAGCGCGACCGTCCACTCCACGAGCTGCCCGATCCACGCCGAGAGATCGGCCGGCGGCGCCAGGGCGATCACCTCCAGATGATGGTCGAACGTCTCGGAGATCGCCTCCCTGCCCTCGAAGCGCAGCAGCGAGTAATATTCGACATTCTCCTGGGCGAGGATGTCCAGATTGAGCAGATGCTCGCCCGCCATCGGGAAAGGAGCCGGTCAGGCCGCGCGCCGGCGCGAGGAGCCGGCGCGGGATCGCGCCCGGCCGGCCCCTTCGCCGAAGCCCGGCTCAGCCGACCTTGTTCTCGGCGAGATCGTAGGTGAGGCGCACGGGGCTGCTCGCCTGCTTGTCGTCGCGGCCGGAGAAGGAATAGACGAACTTCGCGAAGTTCAGCGAGATCGACTCCGTCGGGAAGTCGCCGCCCGAGGACTGGCTGTAGCCCGAGATGATGACGTCCTCGAGATCCAGCACCGCATAGGCGACCGACTCGCCCTTGATCGCGGCGGTGAACGAGATGGTGCCCTTGGCCACCGGCTCGCCCATCAGCAGCTGCTTGAACAGACCCTCGGACGACTTGTCGAGCTGCTTGGTCGCGGTGATCTCGGAGACGCTCGGCTCGCTGGTGGTGCGATCGCCGCCGCGCGCGCTGCCCACGCCGATGCCGGCGCCCCATTGGAAGCTCGAAAGCTCGATCTGCTCCTTGAACTTGCTGTCGGTGACGCTGCCCTTGATCGGGTCCAGCTTGAGATAAATCGCCATGGAAGTCTCCTCGCCTCAAGTCGCCGGCTGGCCCGATGCCATCGGTCGATCCGTCCATTCGCGGGGGCCGGGATGGCTGGCCCGCCTTCGCACCGGCCCTCAGGCCAGCTCGATCTCGTAATCCTCGGTTTGGCCGGCGCCCACAGTGATCCGGGTCACTTCGGTGCCGTCCGCCCGCAGAGAAAGCAGCCGCCCCGCCAGATCGGCGAGCAGGCCGCGCTTGAGGATGTTCTCGATATTGCGCGCGCCGCTCTCCACCTCGGTGCAGCGGGCGACGAGCTTGTCCAGCAGCGCATCGTCCCAGTCGAAGCTGGCGCCGTAGTTGGCGACGACGCGCTTCCGTATCCGCTCCAGGTTGATGACGACGATCTCGCGCAGGATCTCCGGCGGCAGCGGGAAGAACGGCACCGTCACCACACGGCCCAGGAAGGCCGGCTTGAAATACTCCATCAGGTCCGGCCGCAGCTCCGCCGCCAGCGCCTCGGGCTCGGGCAGTTCGGCCTTGCCGCGGCACAGTTCCTCGATCGTGTCGGTGCCGGCGTTGGACGTCATGATGATCAGCGTGTTCTTGAAATCGATGTCGCGGCCCTGCCCGTCGCGCAGCATGCCCTTGTCGAACACCTGGTAGAACACGTCCTGCACGCCGGGATGCGCCTTCTCCATCTCGTCCAGCAGGATCACCGAATAGGGCTTGCGGCGCACCGCCTCGGTCAGCACGCCGCCCTCGCCGTAGCCGACATAGCCGGGCGCCGCGCCGACCAGGGTGGAGACCTTATGCTCCTCCTTGAACTCGCTCATGTTGATCGTGGTGACGTTCTGCTCGCCGCCGTACAGCAGCTCGGCCAGCGCCAGCGCCGTCTCCGTCTTGCCGACGCCCGACGTGCCGCAGAACAGGAAGACGCCCAGCGGCTTGCGCGGATCGGCCAGGCCGGCGCGTGCTGTCCGCACCGTCTGGCCGATGATGTCCAGCGCGTACGGCTGGCCCTTGATGCGCTTGCCCAGCGCCTCGTTCACCCGCAGCACCGCGTGGATCTCGTCGGCCACCATGCTGCCGACGGGGATGCCGGTCCACCCGGCCAGCACCTCGGCCACCACGTTGCGATCGACGACGTCGTACACCATCGGCGTGCGGCCCTGCACCTCCGCCACCTTCGCCTGCGCCGCGCGCAGCGCCTCCTTCTTCTCCTCGAAGTCGGGCGAGTCGGCCGGCAGGCCGTCTATCTCGACGCGGGCGTCGGCCACGGCCTTCACCGCCTCGCGCTCCGCCATCCAGCGCTCGGCCGCGGTCGCGCGCTCGGCCTCGATCTCGGCCTTCCTCGCCGCGCGCTCGGCCAGCTTGTCGGCCACGTCCACGCCGGATCGGCCCTCCCGCTCCAGCATCGACACCTCGGAGGCGAGCAGGCCCAGCTGCCGGTCGAGATCCTCGACGGCGGGCGGCGTGGCCGCCTGGCTGATGCCGACGCGGGCGCACGCCGTGTCCAGCAGCGATATCGCCTTGTCCGGCAGCTGCCGCCCGGTGATGTAGCGGTGGGAGAGCTGCGACGCCGCCTCCAGCGCCTCGCCCAGGATACGCACCTTGTGGTGCTTCTCCAGCACCGGCACCAGCCCGCGCAGCATCGCGGTGGCCAGATCCTCGCTCGGCTCCTCCACCTTCACCACCTGGAAGCGGCGGGTGAGCGCGGGATCCTTCTCGAAGTATTTCTTATACTCGGCCCAGGTCGTCGCCGCCACGGTGCGCATCTCGCCGCGCGCCAGCGCCGGCTTCAGCAGGTTGGCGGCATCGTTCTGCCCTTCGGAGCCGCCGGCGCCGATCAGCGTGTGCGCCTCGTCGATGAACATGATGATCGGCGTGGCCGACGCTTTCACCTCGTCGATCACCGATTTCAGCCGGTTCTCGAACTCGCCCTTGATGCCCGCGCCCGCCTGCAGCAGGCCGAGATCGAGCGACAGCAGCCGCACGTTGCGCAACGCCTCCGGCACGTCGCCCTGCACGATGCGCAGCGCAAAGCCCTCGACCACCGCCGTCTTGCCGACGCCGGCCTCGCCCGTCAGGATCGGGTTGTTCTGCCGCCGCCGCGTGAGGATGTCGACGATCTGGCGGATCTCCGGATCGCGGCCGAAGATCGGGTCGATCTTGCCGTCCCGCGCCTGCTGGGTGAGGTCGATCGTGAACTTGTTGAGCGCCTCCTGTCCGCGCGCCGCCACCGGCGCGGCGCCGCCCGGTGCCGCGCCGCCGTCCTGCGCGGCGCCGGCCGCCGGCCCCGTCCT encodes:
- a CDS encoding type VI secretion system Vgr family protein gives rise to the protein MAGEHLLNLDILAQENVEYYSLLRFEGREAISETFDHHLEVIALAPPADLSAWIGQLVEWTVALTNGETRTFAGRIYETRFHAGGGPASGTPGYHIQLRVRPAYHATAYARATHFIQDMDAGAIFDAVTADVPGLVVDKGLSGTPPKRGYVTRYDETEYDFLSRLLAQDAIFYYFTWDKGAGPFHHKMHLGNSASAYVDVPGGDEATFRPGTDGSTLKTLAHTRRAWPGQSDVHAFDVNKLDTPWTANAPGASAWGKIYTHSYEHMAGEAAVQGDVTGRATAHAGAYGQEAETISGTSDNPAFFAGGRIMTEWEGGGTAKDVVLTSVTHSAYDPWMLGEAGQALYRNDFTAMDAKLPFRPPVPLTRRRAPGPVLGVVKAEGAAEGEAKIDDQSRIPVSIVSARDYAGKLPKIVWLPVQQQWAAGTHGAQFFPRIGSRVVIDFLYGDPDLPFVSGTMYNPAQKYPFDPAAKATQTGWRSVTDKNGGIVQEFLFEDKPGAEEIQLTTDRDYRRMIRNDDWGTIKHDQTLIVENDQTETVKHDQKLNVENDRTVKITGVQDTAIQKTRTVKVTQKSLLESMKEIELKVGPSSIKMTMDKIVITSPQIEIKGTATVKVEAGAMLETKAPMAQHNADAMMIIKGGVVMIN
- a CDS encoding Hcp family type VI secretion system effector, with amino-acid sequence MAIYLKLDPIKGSVTDSKFKEQIELSSFQWGAGIGVGSARGGDRTTSEPSVSEITATKQLDKSSEGLFKQLLMGEPVAKGTISFTAAIKGESVAYAVLDLEDVIISGYSQSSGGDFPTESISLNFAKFVYSFSGRDDKQASSPVRLTYDLAENKVG
- the tssH gene encoding type VI secretion system ATPase TssH, producing MAQIDLKSLVGKLDDTCRQTLESAAGLALSRTNYNVEVEHWLLRLIDRQTSDISVILSHFEVDAGRLGQDINRQIDRFKTGNGRAPALAPAIVKLIREGWMRASLEGDSGQIRSGHLLLALIGDDDLAVTTREMSPQFAKLPVETLRTTMTQIAAGSEEARTGPAAGAAQDGGAAPGGAAPVAARGQEALNKFTIDLTQQARDGKIDPIFGRDPEIRQIVDILTRRRQNNPILTGEAGVGKTAVVEGFALRIVQGDVPEALRNVRLLSLDLGLLQAGAGIKGEFENRLKSVIDEVKASATPIIMFIDEAHTLIGAGGSEGQNDAANLLKPALARGEMRTVAATTWAEYKKYFEKDPALTRRFQVVKVEEPSEDLATAMLRGLVPVLEKHHKVRILGEALEAASQLSHRYITGRQLPDKAISLLDTACARVGISQAATPPAVEDLDRQLGLLASEVSMLEREGRSGVDVADKLAERAARKAEIEAERATAAERWMAEREAVKAVADARVEIDGLPADSPDFEEKKEALRAAQAKVAEVQGRTPMVYDVVDRNVVAEVLAGWTGIPVGSMVADEIHAVLRVNEALGKRIKGQPYALDIIGQTVRTARAGLADPRKPLGVFLFCGTSGVGKTETALALAELLYGGEQNVTTINMSEFKEEHKVSTLVGAAPGYVGYGEGGVLTEAVRRKPYSVILLDEMEKAHPGVQDVFYQVFDKGMLRDGQGRDIDFKNTLIIMTSNAGTDTIEELCRGKAELPEPEALAAELRPDLMEYFKPAFLGRVVTVPFFPLPPEILREIVVINLERIRKRVVANYGASFDWDDALLDKLVARCTEVESGARNIENILKRGLLADLAGRLLSLRADGTEVTRITVGAGQTEDYEIELA
- a CDS encoding DUF6931 family protein yields the protein MASAGQTIPLRFQRQELQQQADLSPEGLAVVAGAAGPREVLAALPAPEAAAALALMLPRRQAVWWACLCARLLPDVAARPADGAAIEAAETWVQTQSPEDAEQAGALAEACDAGAPARWAAMAAFWSGPSLAPRGQQAVAPAPHLAGVAARAALTLLVHHPAIARRIDHGDLLAIGTDLMHGGLGRQAQAAARERLAGPA